The following coding sequences lie in one Pseudoxanthomonas sp. SE1 genomic window:
- a CDS encoding aminotransferase class IV family protein, translating to MTSTFLNGQPATADDLRALALANYGHFTSMQVRDGAVQGRALHTQRLEEATLALFGSALDGDDALKQATQVMEQAGLRDASVRITVFSTRFDYRDPARTVTPDVLVTLSLPSSPDKPALRVKSCPFVRPLPQYKHVGTFPLFHYRRQAVADGYDDALFVDPAGQVVEGSIWNIGLWDGAAVTWPEGPALRGTAERLLRQALDGAGVPQRSGPIMLADLARYRAGFACNASGLQPVIAVDGVAWGADTALMARLKAVLASVPWEPLA from the coding sequence ATGACCTCCACGTTCCTCAACGGCCAACCCGCCACCGCCGACGACCTGCGCGCCCTGGCGCTGGCCAACTACGGCCACTTCACCTCGATGCAGGTGCGCGATGGCGCGGTGCAGGGACGTGCGCTGCACACGCAGCGACTGGAAGAGGCCACGCTCGCGCTGTTCGGGAGCGCGCTGGATGGCGACGATGCATTGAAGCAGGCCACGCAGGTGATGGAGCAGGCTGGCCTGCGCGATGCATCGGTACGCATCACCGTGTTCTCCACGCGTTTCGACTACCGCGATCCGGCCCGCACCGTCACTCCGGATGTGCTGGTGACGCTGTCGCTGCCGTCATCGCCGGACAAGCCCGCGCTGCGGGTGAAGTCCTGTCCGTTCGTACGCCCGCTGCCGCAGTACAAGCACGTGGGCACCTTTCCGCTGTTCCACTACCGCCGCCAGGCGGTGGCGGACGGGTACGACGACGCACTGTTCGTCGATCCTGCCGGACAGGTGGTGGAGGGCTCCATCTGGAACATCGGCCTGTGGGACGGTGCCGCGGTGACCTGGCCTGAGGGGCCGGCATTGCGTGGCACGGCCGAGCGGTTGCTGCGACAGGCGCTGGACGGGGCGGGGGTCCCGCAGCGCAGTGGACCGATCATGCTGGCGGATCTGGCCCGTTACCGGGCGGGCTTCGCCTGCAACGCCAGCGGACTGCAGCCGGTGATCGCGGTGGATGGTGTCGCATGGGGGGCTGATACCGCCCTGATGGCGCGCCTGAAAGCTGTCCTGGCGTCCGTGCCGTGGGAACCCCTGGCCTGA
- a CDS encoding RNA-binding S4 domain-containing protein — protein MTDSSDASVRLDLWLWAARFFRTRSLAKQAIETGKVDAAGQRAKSSRAVRVGDVLAVTRGEDVFEIEVRALSDKRGPAAVAQALYVESDDSRARRVAALAARQAERAGYQAPPSRPDKRARRLIRALGDIDAL, from the coding sequence ATGACCGATTCTTCCGATGCTTCCGTCCGCCTGGATCTGTGGCTCTGGGCGGCACGCTTCTTCAGGACGCGCAGCCTGGCCAAGCAGGCCATCGAGACCGGCAAGGTCGACGCGGCGGGACAGCGCGCGAAATCTTCGCGCGCGGTGCGGGTGGGCGACGTGCTGGCGGTGACGCGGGGCGAGGACGTATTCGAGATCGAAGTCCGTGCGCTCAGCGACAAGCGTGGCCCGGCGGCCGTGGCGCAGGCGCTCTACGTGGAGTCCGACGACTCGCGGGCGAGGCGTGTCGCCGCGCTGGCGGCACGGCAGGCCGAGCGTGCCGGCTATCAGGCACCACCGTCGCGTCCGGACAAGCGTGCCCGCCGGTTGATCCGCGCACTGGGCGACATCGACGCCCTGTAG
- the rpsP gene encoding 30S ribosomal protein S16 translates to MVKIRLTRGGAKKRPFYHIIVTDSRSARDGRNIERVGYYNPVAAGNEKRIELDIARVDHWVGNGAQLTEKVRNLYKEAAKSAPAA, encoded by the coding sequence ATGGTCAAGATCCGTCTCACCCGCGGCGGCGCGAAGAAGCGTCCCTTCTATCACATCATCGTCACCGACTCGCGCAGTGCGCGTGACGGCCGCAACATCGAGCGCGTGGGTTACTACAACCCGGTCGCCGCCGGCAACGAAAAGCGCATCGAGCTGGATATCGCCCGTGTAGACCATTGGGTCGGCAACGGCGCGCAGCTGACCGAGAAGGTCCGCAACCTGTACAAGGAAGCCGCCAAGTCCGCTCCGGCGGCCTGA
- the katG gene encoding catalase/peroxidase HPI, with translation MTTESKCPFHQTAGSGTGNRDWWPNQLRVDLLNQHSARSNPLDSGFNYAEAFEKLDYHALKKDLRDLMTDSQDWWPADFGHYGGLFIRMAWHSAGTYRIGDGRGGGGRGQQRFAPLNSWPDNVSLDKARRLLWPIKQKYGQSISWADLMILAGNVALETMGFRTFGFGGGREDTWEPDQDVYWGRETTWLGGDVRYAQGSEGVEKPGDEGVLVSDDDADGQVHSRRLENPLAAVQMGLIYVNPEGPDGNPDPLLAAKDIRDTFGRMAMDDEETVALIAGGHTFGKTHGAGPADNVGAEPEAGDLEQQGFGWHNRFGSGKGGDTITSGIEVTWTQTPTLWSNKFFENLFGFEWELEKSPAGAHQWVAKDAPENVPHAHDASKKQRPKMLTTDLSLRFDPIYGPISKRFLENPQAFAEAFARAWFKLTHRDMGPRARYLGPEVPKEELIWQDPLPTADYASVDAADIEALKKKIAASGLSVPELVSTAWASASTFRGGDKRGGANGARIRLAPQKDWAVNQPEHLAKVLKALERIQMEFNLDASGGKKVSLADLIVLAGGVGVEQAAKAGGHDVSVPFRPGRTDARQDQTDVESFAVLEPFADGFRNYLKGRSVVPAEHLLVDRAQLLTLTAPEMTALVGGLRALGANADGGSEGVFTDTPGTLSNDFFVNLLDMGTEWKATGANRYEGRDRKTGAVKWTGTRVDLVFGSNSVLRALAEVYASADGKEKLAKDFVAAWTKVMELDRFDLA, from the coding sequence ATGACCACCGAATCGAAGTGTCCGTTTCACCAGACTGCTGGCAGCGGCACCGGCAACCGCGACTGGTGGCCCAACCAGCTGCGCGTGGACCTGCTCAACCAGCATTCCGCGCGTTCGAATCCGCTCGACAGCGGCTTCAACTATGCCGAGGCCTTCGAGAAGCTCGACTACCACGCGCTGAAGAAGGACCTGCGCGACCTGATGACCGATTCGCAGGATTGGTGGCCGGCCGACTTCGGCCACTACGGCGGTCTCTTCATCCGCATGGCCTGGCACAGCGCGGGCACCTACCGCATCGGCGACGGGCGTGGTGGTGGTGGTCGCGGACAGCAGCGCTTCGCGCCCCTCAACAGCTGGCCGGACAACGTCAGCCTGGACAAGGCGCGCCGCCTGCTGTGGCCGATCAAGCAGAAGTACGGACAGAGCATCTCCTGGGCCGACCTGATGATCCTGGCCGGCAACGTCGCACTGGAAACGATGGGCTTCCGCACCTTCGGTTTCGGCGGTGGTCGCGAGGACACCTGGGAACCCGACCAGGACGTGTACTGGGGCCGCGAGACCACCTGGCTGGGCGGCGACGTGCGCTATGCGCAGGGTTCCGAAGGCGTGGAGAAACCCGGCGACGAAGGCGTGCTGGTCTCCGACGACGATGCCGACGGCCAGGTGCATTCGCGCCGGCTGGAGAATCCGTTGGCCGCCGTCCAGATGGGCCTGATCTACGTGAACCCCGAAGGCCCGGACGGCAATCCCGACCCGTTGCTGGCCGCGAAGGACATCCGCGACACGTTCGGCCGCATGGCGATGGACGATGAAGAAACCGTCGCGCTGATCGCGGGCGGCCATACCTTCGGCAAGACCCATGGTGCCGGCCCGGCCGACAACGTGGGTGCCGAGCCGGAAGCGGGCGATCTGGAGCAGCAGGGCTTCGGTTGGCACAACAGGTTCGGCAGCGGCAAGGGCGGCGACACGATCACCTCCGGCATCGAAGTGACCTGGACGCAGACACCGACGCTGTGGAGCAACAAATTCTTCGAGAACCTGTTCGGCTTCGAATGGGAACTGGAGAAATCCCCTGCGGGCGCACACCAGTGGGTCGCCAAGGACGCGCCGGAAAACGTGCCCCACGCGCACGATGCGTCGAAGAAGCAACGCCCGAAGATGCTCACCACCGACCTGTCGCTGCGTTTCGACCCGATCTACGGCCCGATCTCGAAGCGGTTCCTCGAGAATCCGCAGGCCTTCGCGGAAGCCTTCGCACGCGCATGGTTCAAGCTGACCCATCGCGACATGGGCCCACGCGCGCGCTACCTCGGGCCGGAAGTACCGAAGGAAGAACTGATATGGCAGGACCCGCTTCCCACGGCGGACTACGCCAGCGTGGATGCAGCCGACATCGAGGCACTGAAGAAGAAGATCGCGGCGTCGGGACTGTCGGTGCCCGAACTGGTCTCGACCGCATGGGCCTCGGCCTCGACCTTCCGTGGCGGCGACAAGCGCGGGGGCGCCAACGGTGCGCGCATCCGCCTCGCACCGCAGAAGGACTGGGCAGTGAACCAGCCTGAGCATCTGGCGAAGGTGCTGAAGGCGCTGGAACGCATCCAGATGGAGTTCAATCTGGACGCATCCGGTGGCAAGAAGGTCTCGCTGGCCGACCTGATCGTGCTGGCCGGCGGCGTTGGCGTGGAGCAGGCGGCAAAGGCCGGCGGCCACGATGTCAGCGTACCGTTCCGGCCGGGTCGTACCGATGCGCGCCAGGACCAGACCGATGTCGAGTCGTTCGCCGTGCTCGAACCCTTCGCCGACGGCTTCCGCAACTACCTCAAGGGGCGTTCGGTGGTGCCCGCCGAACATCTGCTGGTGGATCGCGCCCAACTGCTGACCCTGACCGCGCCGGAGATGACGGCGCTGGTCGGCGGCCTGCGTGCGCTGGGTGCGAATGCCGACGGTGGCAGCGAGGGCGTGTTCACCGACACGCCCGGCACGCTGAGCAATGACTTCTTCGTCAACCTGCTCGACATGGGCACGGAGTGGAAAGCGACCGGTGCCAACCGGTACGAAGGCCGCGACCGCAAGACCGGCGCCGTGAAATGGACCGGCACGCGCGTGGACCTGGTGTTCGGCTCGAACTCCGTCCTGCGCGCGCTCGCCGAGGTTTACGCCAGTGCAGACGGCAAGGAAAAGCTCGCGAAGGATTTCGTCGCCGCCTGGACCAAGGTGATGGAACTGGACCGCTTCGACCTGGCGTAG
- the rimM gene encoding ribosome maturation factor RimM (Essential for efficient processing of 16S rRNA), with amino-acid sequence MNTERPPTPQKMILLGRLLGAFGVRGQIKIESWTEPRDAIFRYQPWTLRDASGAEREFAGARGKASGKHLVATLPGVEDRDEVEAMRGLEIFVPRSALPPPSAGEFYWVDLEGLRVVNVDGTDFGTVSHLFSTGANDVLVARGDRERLIPFVDPDYVRSVDFEAGVVTVDWDPEF; translated from the coding sequence ATGAACACCGAGCGCCCACCGACCCCGCAGAAGATGATTCTGCTGGGAAGGCTCCTGGGCGCTTTTGGTGTGCGCGGCCAGATCAAGATCGAATCCTGGACCGAGCCGCGCGACGCCATCTTCCGCTACCAGCCGTGGACATTGCGCGACGCCAGCGGCGCCGAACGCGAGTTCGCGGGCGCCCGTGGCAAAGCCTCGGGCAAGCATTTGGTGGCCACGCTGCCGGGCGTGGAAGACCGTGATGAGGTCGAGGCCATGCGCGGGCTGGAGATCTTCGTGCCGCGTTCGGCCTTGCCGCCACCGAGTGCCGGCGAGTTCTACTGGGTCGACCTGGAAGGCCTGCGCGTGGTCAATGTGGACGGCACCGATTTCGGCACCGTCTCGCACCTGTTCTCGACCGGCGCGAACGATGTGCTGGTGGCGCGTGGCGACCGCGAGCGCCTGATTCCGTTCGTGGATCCCGATTACGTCCGCTCGGTGGATTTCGAGGCCGGCGTGGTCACCGTGGACTGGGATCCCGAGTTCTAG
- the trmD gene encoding tRNA (guanosine(37)-N1)-methyltransferase TrmD, translating to MRIDVMTLFPEFIAQAAAVGVVGRAQERGLLSLHGWNPRDYATGGYRRVDDRPFGGGPGMVMMIEPLQACLEAVRAADAAPAPLIYLSPQGAPLTQKKARELAALPRMILLCGRYEGVDERFLDAEVDEELSIGDYVLSGGELAAAVVIDAVGRLQDGALNDADSAIQDSFEGDGLLDCPHFTHPSSHPLGDVPAVLRSGDHAAIARWRRQQALGRTWLRRPDLLDEAGLSKADKALLAAFRAGQAGGDGAG from the coding sequence ATGCGTATCGACGTCATGACCCTGTTTCCCGAGTTCATCGCCCAGGCGGCCGCCGTGGGCGTGGTCGGGCGCGCGCAGGAACGCGGGCTGCTGTCGCTGCATGGCTGGAATCCGCGCGACTACGCCACCGGTGGTTACCGCCGGGTGGACGACCGTCCGTTCGGTGGCGGTCCCGGGATGGTGATGATGATCGAGCCGCTGCAGGCCTGCCTGGAGGCGGTCCGTGCCGCGGATGCCGCGCCGGCGCCCCTGATCTACCTGAGCCCCCAAGGTGCGCCGCTGACCCAGAAAAAGGCGCGCGAACTGGCCGCGCTGCCGCGCATGATCCTGCTGTGCGGCCGCTACGAGGGCGTGGACGAGCGCTTCCTAGATGCCGAGGTGGATGAGGAACTGTCCATCGGCGACTACGTGCTGTCCGGGGGCGAACTGGCGGCGGCCGTGGTCATCGACGCGGTCGGCCGCCTGCAGGACGGTGCACTGAACGATGCCGATTCGGCCATCCAGGACAGTTTCGAAGGCGATGGCCTGCTCGATTGCCCGCATTTCACCCACCCGTCCAGCCATCCGTTGGGTGATGTCCCGGCGGTCCTGCGATCCGGCGACCATGCCGCCATCGCGCGCTGGCGTCGCCAGCAGGCGCTGGGGCGGACCTGGCTGCGCCGGCCCGACCTTCTGGACGAGGCTGGCCTGTCCAAGGCCGACAAGGCCCTGCTTGCCGCTTTCCGGGCAGGCCAGGCGGGCGGGGACGGGGCAGGGTAG
- the rplS gene encoding 50S ribosomal protein L19, whose protein sequence is MSKLLQEFEASQITRELPAFGPGDTVVVNVKVKEGNRERVQAYEGVVIAKKNAGLNSAFTVRKISHGYGVERVFQTHSATIDSVEVKRRGKVRAGKLYYLRELEGKAARIKEDLAANAAAKVARQAAAAAAASAE, encoded by the coding sequence ATGAGCAAGCTCCTCCAGGAATTCGAAGCCTCCCAGATCACGCGCGAGCTGCCCGCGTTCGGCCCCGGTGACACCGTGGTCGTCAACGTGAAAGTGAAGGAAGGCAACCGTGAGCGCGTGCAGGCGTACGAAGGCGTTGTCATCGCCAAGAAGAACGCCGGCCTGAACTCCGCGTTCACCGTCCGCAAGATCTCGCACGGCTACGGCGTCGAGCGCGTGTTCCAGACCCACAGCGCCACCATCGACTCGGTCGAAGTGAAGCGCCGCGGCAAGGTCCGCGCCGGCAAGCTGTACTACCTGCGCGAACTGGAAGGCAAGGCCGCCCGCATCAAGGAAGACCTGGCTGCCAACGCCGCCGCCAAGGTCGCCCGCCAGGCCGCCGCTGCAGCCGCTGCTTCCGCCGAGTAA
- the ffh gene encoding signal recognition particle protein, giving the protein MFESLTQRLSGTIERLRGRGRLSEENIREATREVRIALLEADVALPVVQALIERIKVRAVGQEVLKSLTPGQALIKVVRDELTAVMGSQASDLNLNVPAPAVILMAGLQGAGKTTTVGKLAKHLREKRKKKVMVVSADVYRPAAIEQLKTLAQQVDVLFFPSDAGQKPEAIVRAAIDDAKKSFVDVLIVDTAGRLAIDEAMMAEIKGLHAAVKPVETLFVVDAMTGQDAANTAKAFSEALPLTGVVLTKTDGDARGGAALSVRYITGKPIKFIGVGEKPDGLDVFHPERVANRILDMGDVLSLVEQVEQNVDREKAEKLAAKVIKGKKFDLNDMRDQLEQMQNMGGISGLMDKLPGMGQIPEHVKQQVQQGKEVPRMIAIINSMTKKERRNPALLNGSRRSRIAKGAGLTPADVNKLMKQYQQMEKMMGKLAGGGMKGMMRNMKSMMGGRGGMPFR; this is encoded by the coding sequence ATGTTCGAATCCCTGACCCAGCGCCTCTCCGGCACCATCGAACGGCTCCGTGGCCGTGGCCGCCTGAGCGAGGAGAACATCCGCGAAGCCACCCGCGAAGTCCGCATCGCCCTGTTGGAAGCCGACGTGGCGCTGCCGGTGGTGCAGGCGTTGATCGAGCGCATCAAGGTGCGCGCGGTCGGCCAGGAAGTGCTGAAGTCGCTGACGCCGGGCCAGGCGCTGATCAAGGTCGTGCGCGATGAGCTGACCGCGGTGATGGGTTCGCAGGCCAGCGATCTGAACCTCAACGTGCCCGCGCCCGCCGTCATCCTGATGGCCGGCCTGCAGGGCGCGGGCAAGACCACCACCGTCGGCAAGCTGGCCAAGCACCTGCGCGAGAAGCGCAAGAAGAAGGTCATGGTGGTCAGCGCGGACGTGTACCGTCCGGCCGCGATCGAGCAGTTGAAGACGCTGGCCCAGCAGGTGGACGTGCTGTTCTTCCCGTCCGATGCGGGGCAGAAGCCGGAGGCCATCGTTCGCGCCGCCATCGACGATGCGAAAAAGTCCTTCGTCGATGTGCTGATCGTCGATACCGCCGGCCGCCTGGCGATCGACGAAGCCATGATGGCCGAGATCAAGGGCTTGCACGCAGCGGTGAAGCCGGTGGAAACGCTGTTCGTCGTCGACGCGATGACCGGCCAGGACGCTGCCAACACCGCCAAGGCCTTCAGCGAAGCGTTGCCGCTGACCGGCGTTGTGTTGACCAAGACCGACGGCGATGCGCGCGGTGGCGCGGCGCTGTCGGTGCGCTACATCACCGGCAAGCCGATCAAGTTCATCGGCGTGGGCGAGAAGCCCGACGGGCTGGACGTGTTCCACCCCGAGCGCGTGGCCAACCGCATCCTCGATATGGGCGACGTGCTGTCGCTGGTGGAGCAGGTCGAGCAGAACGTCGACCGCGAGAAGGCCGAGAAGCTGGCGGCCAAGGTCATCAAGGGCAAGAAGTTCGACCTCAACGACATGCGCGACCAGCTGGAGCAGATGCAGAACATGGGCGGCATCAGCGGCCTGATGGACAAGCTGCCGGGCATGGGCCAGATCCCCGAGCACGTGAAGCAGCAGGTGCAGCAGGGCAAGGAAGTGCCGCGCATGATCGCCATCATCAACTCGATGACGAAGAAGGAGCGCCGCAACCCCGCGCTGCTGAACGGTTCGCGCCGCTCGCGTATCGCCAAGGGCGCCGGCCTGACCCCCGCCGACGTCAACAAGCTGATGAAGCAGTACCAGCAGATGGAAAAAATGATGGGCAAGCTGGCCGGCGGCGGCATGAAGGGCATGATGCGCAACATGAAGAGCATGATGGGCGGGCGCGGCGGGATGCCGTTCCGGTGA
- the ccsA gene encoding cytochrome c biogenesis protein CcsA has translation MTVILIAVALYLFATGLLVRSVGRDPGEGMRLWLWPAIGGVLLHGAYHLLVAWRTPGGPDMHFFAALSLVALGMAVMTLLVAIQGRMAALGVVAFPLAALLLVVYHLYGHRASSGLDWRLQLHAWLALLAYAALAIAAVLALMLWAQERALRRREFHLWLRALPPLTELEDLLFRTITVGFILLTATLLTGVLFVENFLVQKLTHKTVLSVLSWLTFGALLVGRWRYGWRGAKAVHWTLTAMALLLLAFFGSKFVYEMVLRRG, from the coding sequence ATGACAGTCATTCTCATTGCCGTCGCGCTCTACCTGTTCGCCACCGGCCTGCTGGTCCGCTCCGTCGGCCGCGATCCGGGCGAAGGCATGCGCCTGTGGCTGTGGCCCGCCATCGGCGGCGTGCTGCTGCATGGCGCCTACCACCTGCTGGTGGCCTGGCGGACGCCGGGCGGCCCGGACATGCACTTCTTCGCGGCCCTGTCGCTGGTGGCGCTGGGCATGGCGGTGATGACCCTGCTGGTCGCCATCCAGGGCCGCATGGCCGCCCTCGGCGTCGTGGCGTTCCCGCTGGCTGCGTTGTTGCTGGTGGTCTACCACCTGTACGGGCACCGGGCCTCCAGCGGGCTGGACTGGCGCCTGCAACTGCATGCCTGGCTCGCGCTGCTGGCCTACGCGGCGCTGGCCATCGCCGCCGTGCTGGCGCTGATGCTGTGGGCGCAGGAACGCGCTCTGCGCCGGCGCGAGTTCCACCTCTGGCTGCGTGCCCTGCCCCCGCTGACGGAACTGGAAGACCTGCTGTTCCGCACGATCACGGTCGGCTTCATCCTGCTGACCGCCACGCTGCTCACCGGCGTGCTGTTCGTCGAGAACTTCCTGGTCCAGAAGCTGACCCACAAGACCGTGCTCAGCGTGCTGTCGTGGCTCACCTTCGGCGCCCTGCTGGTCGGCCGCTGGCGCTACGGCTGGCGCGGCGCGAAGGCCGTGCATTGGACCCTGACGGCCATGGCGTTGCTGCTGCTGGCGTTCTTCGGCAGCAAGTTCGTCTATGAGATGGTGTTGAGGCGCGGTTGA
- a CDS encoding demethoxyubiquinone hydroxylase family protein, whose protein sequence is MSTPLGDRILKVDHAGEHGAVNLYRAQILVSRWTASQMTPLLRHFLDHELGHRALFRDRLQARGVRRCRSYLLCGAGGWMLGLLTGLLGPSAIAATTCAVESVVLQHLMEQRQQLGSTDPDAFDAVSRIVAEEQEHHDHGRDAMRSGAFWPSILTPVVRVSTAAVIWLGMRL, encoded by the coding sequence TTGAGTACGCCGCTGGGCGACCGGATCCTGAAGGTCGATCACGCGGGCGAACACGGCGCGGTCAACCTCTATCGTGCGCAGATCCTGGTGTCGCGGTGGACGGCGTCGCAGATGACGCCGTTGCTCCGGCATTTTCTCGATCACGAACTCGGCCATCGCGCGCTGTTCCGGGATCGCCTGCAGGCGCGCGGAGTGCGTCGCTGCCGCAGCTATCTGCTATGTGGTGCCGGCGGCTGGATGCTGGGCTTGTTGACCGGCCTGCTGGGACCGTCCGCCATCGCGGCCACCACCTGTGCCGTCGAAAGCGTGGTGCTGCAGCACCTGATGGAGCAACGACAGCAGTTGGGGTCCACTGATCCCGATGCCTTCGATGCCGTCTCGCGCATCGTGGCGGAAGAACAGGAGCATCACGATCACGGCCGTGACGCGATGCGCTCCGGCGCCTTCTGGCCATCGATCCTGACCCCGGTCGTGCGCGTCTCGACGGCAGCGGTGATCTGGCTGGGAATGCGGCTCTGA
- the radA gene encoding DNA repair protein RadA, translating to MSVPVAKTSTKTRTAFVCGECGADHSKWQGQCADCGAWNSLSEIVLETATSAPAAARRSGWAGKAEAPKVTALKDVRHSEEARVSTGIGEFDRVLGGGLVEGAVVLVGGDPGIGKSTLLLQAVAKMSASLPALYVTGEESLAQVAGRAVRLDLPLDNLQALAETGIENILQHASVARPKLIVADSVQTLWTESLTAAPGSVSQVRESAARLVRYAKETGTAVFLVGHVTKEGGIAGPRVLEHMVDAVLYFEGESGSRFRVLRAFKNRFGAVNELGVFAMGEKGLKEVPNPSAIFLSGSAQQPGSCVMVTREGTRPLLVEVQALVDSSPLSNPRRVAVGLEQNRLAMLLAVLHRHGGVVVGDQDVFVNVVGGIRVQETAADLPVLLAVLSSLRDRPLAEKTVAFGEVGLSGEIRPVPNGEERLREAATHGFKRAIVPKGNAPKSGTFKGLEVVAVERLSQALEAAAE from the coding sequence ATGAGCGTTCCGGTGGCCAAGACTTCCACGAAGACCCGCACTGCCTTCGTCTGCGGTGAATGCGGTGCCGACCACAGCAAGTGGCAGGGCCAGTGCGCCGACTGCGGGGCGTGGAATTCCCTCAGCGAGATCGTGCTGGAAACCGCTACCAGCGCGCCCGCCGCCGCCCGCCGCTCCGGCTGGGCCGGCAAGGCCGAGGCGCCGAAGGTCACCGCGCTGAAGGACGTACGCCACAGCGAGGAAGCGCGCGTGAGCACCGGCATCGGCGAGTTCGACCGCGTGCTGGGCGGCGGGCTGGTGGAAGGCGCCGTGGTGCTGGTGGGCGGCGACCCGGGCATCGGCAAGTCCACGCTGCTGCTGCAGGCCGTGGCGAAGATGTCGGCCAGCCTGCCGGCGCTGTATGTCACCGGCGAGGAGTCGCTGGCGCAGGTCGCCGGCCGTGCGGTGCGCCTGGATCTGCCGCTGGACAACCTGCAGGCCCTGGCCGAGACCGGCATCGAGAACATCCTGCAGCACGCCTCGGTCGCTCGACCGAAGCTGATCGTCGCCGATTCCGTGCAGACCCTGTGGACCGAATCCCTGACCGCCGCGCCCGGTTCGGTCAGCCAGGTGCGCGAGAGCGCGGCGCGGCTGGTGCGCTACGCCAAGGAGACCGGCACGGCCGTGTTCCTGGTGGGCCACGTGACCAAGGAAGGCGGCATTGCCGGCCCGCGCGTGCTGGAGCACATGGTGGACGCGGTGCTGTATTTCGAAGGCGAGAGCGGCAGCCGCTTCCGCGTGCTGCGTGCCTTCAAGAACCGCTTCGGTGCGGTCAACGAGCTGGGCGTGTTCGCCATGGGCGAGAAGGGCCTGAAGGAAGTGCCCAATCCATCGGCGATCTTCCTCTCCGGCAGCGCGCAACAGCCGGGCAGCTGCGTGATGGTCACCCGCGAAGGCACGCGCCCGCTGCTGGTGGAAGTGCAGGCGCTGGTGGACAGTTCGCCGCTGTCGAACCCGCGCCGCGTGGCGGTGGGCCTGGAGCAGAACCGCCTGGCGATGCTGCTGGCCGTGCTGCACCGGCACGGCGGCGTGGTGGTGGGCGACCAGGACGTGTTCGTGAATGTCGTCGGCGGCATCCGCGTGCAGGAAACCGCGGCCGACCTGCCGGTGCTGCTGGCGGTGCTGTCCTCGCTGCGCGACCGCCCGCTGGCCGAGAAGACCGTGGCCTTCGGCGAAGTGGGCCTGTCCGGCGAGATCCGCCCCGTGCCGAACGGCGAGGAGCGCCTGCGTGAAGCCGCGACGCACGGTTTCAAGCGCGCCATCGTGCCCAAGGGCAACGCGCCGAAGTCGGGCACGTTCAAGGGTCTGGAAGTCGTTGCGGTGGAGCGGCTGTCGCAGGCGCTGGAAGCGGCGGCGGAGTAG
- a CDS encoding DUF937 domain-containing protein gives MSNQSLAEELFAQLQGAPLQQVSQQLGVGQMQTSGAVAAALPLLLGALGKNAAQPQGAEALFGALQKDHAGLDLGGVLGAVLGGGSAPSRQTDGAAILGHIFGGSQPRAEASLGQATGLGGDKSAMLMKILAPIVLSFLAQRFLGQGNANPSALGQVLGQERQVAQQQGGLGGGLLGAVLDQDGDGQLGLGDILKIGSGMLGGGR, from the coding sequence ATGAGCAACCAGTCACTCGCAGAAGAACTTTTCGCTCAATTGCAGGGCGCGCCGTTGCAGCAGGTCTCGCAGCAACTCGGCGTGGGACAGATGCAGACCTCCGGCGCCGTGGCGGCGGCCCTGCCCTTGCTGCTGGGTGCGCTGGGCAAGAATGCCGCGCAGCCCCAGGGCGCCGAGGCGCTGTTCGGGGCGCTGCAGAAGGACCATGCCGGCCTGGATCTTGGCGGCGTGCTGGGTGCGGTGCTGGGAGGTGGCTCTGCCCCCAGTCGCCAGACGGATGGGGCCGCCATCCTCGGTCACATCTTCGGCGGGTCCCAGCCGAGGGCGGAAGCCAGCCTCGGCCAGGCGACGGGACTGGGCGGCGACAAGTCGGCGATGCTGATGAAGATCCTGGCGCCCATCGTGCTGTCCTTCCTGGCCCAGCGTTTCCTGGGCCAAGGCAACGCCAACCCCAGCGCACTGGGCCAGGTCCTGGGCCAGGAGCGACAGGTCGCGCAGCAACAAGGCGGACTGGGTGGGGGCCTGCTAGGTGCCGTGCTCGACCAGGACGGCGACGGCCAACTGGGCCTGGGCGACATCCTCAAGATCGGCAGCGGCATGCTGGGCGGCGGACGCTGA